In Amphiura filiformis chromosome 1, Afil_fr2py, whole genome shotgun sequence, the following are encoded in one genomic region:
- the LOC140146510 gene encoding uncharacterized protein, whose protein sequence is MDPMSLSDDYVKRKKQYTKKWRSNWDAILRKYNHPHEDDAVIDMVNMKIIHNKGFIQKLPSKHIGRTVFASNLRKRNNRLTKDAAPSKPKHESSDSAIDSMEPEESIVSKDMCQQSHHYPALDSLDFTHGDADETGYGCIRYQYDEKKDVQPVISGPKEILDSAIPGSDDEDNSSCGSEAVGENEESLSSDNDDCTPLDFDYNDIVEDEEPMKGLKDHTVSANKKRCNKWDSSNAEDEALNEEDHCEGIMRSRTDGITSVLEAKENFVRRLHRYFMMPEEETEVSENDTAATSYSKSGYAQTMEKEGNVFKLPSVFTSVPESLKCNEQGSRTLNKCAHNQADVTQSNLEFNDYSTILVSNNDDEYDTPSSDTDCDADDELQPVNSHNSSIDLNRTVGGGLKLPMQGAKHVVIGNVPSDPLSDVTKEDHHHCQLFNHSPYKYNSPSLKTKPSSPKTSQTSRTSDTPSPFLSCAKKIIPRTPRTPHTIRTLENQRSLLTRSPVHAQNLNCLPEFKPRTPKTPLTSRTHQTSTSPCTPRTSQTPRSLLRLKSEDMLAIFQSPLPLEITPTKSPGRRYQNTLSPTVLQSRFDGNLVTKFKGGEHSSSTQIHQNKMRSSPLAKALKKMQKQAEVEQEKTEVTSSRCSMSVIANETYIVSKADHTIDVAHERLEKTPTRYQVPNSVDTSNVHSQSMSSSISESSHVSGHHDTYEFHSSVNESTKGRVIDIEKVLNFDVNRTEKKQHSLNSLPVSNLNEDSQQLSQPARLYIDKSNVAHKSNTACNSTWKDNKRKLSEADCEYPQNTPISQTLKNAIQESGQREMPKETPNVRSCKRLKKESLVLVTSTPIKKGYHEHVKETASDALRNAHERSTIVVCNRSPRNDESHVSGPVTAKTSNYDKQKLQDMKSDRCIKKSVSKLSNKLGSGTSKITNHQETIEHQIMQNMSPNAHKRTPMQLKTQRALITSTPIKKGTNRDLDKTEPDVQVIDDMPGQSSQKCMVKKRHINSPITPKSRNSGWQRMNQDLNRKSNKLSDVNLKKCIRPFSAKVGSASPKVAGQSSASDTNSGKSSDTYSEKSALNSSMSSSFVLCEGPGKCTKMFCFSCT, encoded by the exons GATTCATTCAGAAGTTACCAAGTAAACACATTGGACGTACCGTCTTTGCATCCAATTTGAGGAAAAGGAATAATAGATTGACTAAGG ATGCAGCCCCTAGTAAGCCTAAGCATGAAAGCAGTGATTCAGCAATTGATAGCATGGAACCAGAGGAGAGTATTGTTTCCAAGGATATGTGTCAACAGTCTCATCATTACCCAGCTCTG GATTCATTGGATTTTACCCATGGAGATGCAGATGAGACAGGATATGGCTGTATACGATATCAATATGATGAGAAGAAAGATGTCCAACCTGTAATAAGTGGCCCAAAAG AAATATTGGACTCTGCCATCCCTGGAAGTGATGATGAAGATAATAGTTCTTGTGGAAGTGAAGCAGTTGGTGAAAATGAGGAGAGTTTATCTTCTGACAATGACGACTGTACACCTTTAGATTTTGATTACAATGATATTGTTGAGGATGAAGAACCAATGAAAGGTTTAAAGGATCATACTGTAAGTGCAAATAAAAAGAGATGCAATAAATGGGATAGCAGCAATGCTGAAGATGAGGCATTGAATGAGGAAGACCATTGTGAGGGCATTATGCGGAGCAGAACTGATGGCATAACATCAGTCTTAGAAGCCAAAGAAAACTTTGTCAGAAGGTTACATAGATACTTCATGATGCCAGAAGAAGAGACGGAGGTGTCTGAAAATGACACTGCTGCAACTTCATACTCAAAATCTGGGTATGCTCAAACCATGGAAAAAGAAGGAAATGTGTTTAAGCTGCCTTCTGTGTTCACTTCAGTACCTGAAAGTTTAAAATGTAATGAACAAGGGAGTCGCACATTAAATAAATGTGCACACAATCAAGCAGATGTAACACAGAGTAATTTAGAGTTCAATGACTACAGTACTATCTTAGTTAGTAATAATGATGATGAGTATGACACACCATCCAGTGATACAGACTGTGATGCTGATGATGAGTTACAGCCTGTTAATAGCCACAATAGCTCAATAGATTTGAATAGAACTGTTGGAGGAGGACTAAAGCTACCTATGCAAGGTGCAAAGCATGTTGTTATTGGGAATGTTCCATCAGACCCTTTGTCGGATGTAACAAAAGAAGATCATCATCATTGCCAGCTGTTTAATCATAGCCCATACAAGTACAACAGTCCTTCATTAAAAACCAAACCAAGCTCCCCAAAAACGTCGCAGACTTCAAGAACATCTGATACACCAAGTCCATTTCTGAGCTGTGCAAAGAAAATCATACCAAGGACGCCAAGAACGCCTCACACCATAAGGACACTAGAGAACCAAAGGTCACTTCTGACCCGAAGTCCGGTTCATGCTCAGAATCTGAACTGTCTACCTGAATTCAAACCAAGAACTCCAAAAACACCCCTCACATCAAGAACTCATCAAACATCAACCTCCCCATGTACACCAAGGACATCTCAAACTCCAAGAAGTTTGCTTAGATTAAAATCTGAAGATATGTTGGCAATCTTCCAGTCTCCACTTCCATTAGAAATAACGCCAACAAAAAGTCCTGGTAGACGATATCAAAATACATTGTCTCCAACGGTATTACAATCAAGATTTGACGGCAATTTGGTTACAAAATTCAAAGGTGGAGAGCATTCATCGTCAACCCAGatccatcaaaataaaatgaGATCCTCTCCTCTTGCAAAGGCATTGAAGAAGATGCAGAAACAGGCAGAAGTGGAGCAAGAGAAAACAGAAGTAACATCATCTAGATGCAGTATGTCAGTTATTGCAAATGAAACATACATTGTATCCAAAGCAGATCATACAATAGATGTAGCACATGAGAGATTAGAAAAGACACCAACTCGTTATCAAGTACCCAATTCAGTAGATACAAGCAATGTGCACAGTCAATCTATGTCCTCATCAATATCAGAGTCTTCTCATGTTAGTGGACATCATGATACCTATGAATTTCATAGCAGTGTTAATGAATCAACCAAGGGTAGGGTTATAGATATAGAGAAAGTGTTGAACTTTGATGTGAACAGGACAGAAAAGAAACAACATTCCTTGAATTCATTGCCAGTAAGTAACCTCAATGAAGACAGTCAACAACTCAGTCAACCAGCTAGGTTGTATATTGATAAGTCAAATGTTGCACACAAATCTAATACTGCCTGTAATTCAACATGGAAAGATAATAAAAGAAAATTGTCTGAAGCAGATTGTGAATACCCTCAAAATACTCCAATCTCCCAAACCCTGAAGAATGCGATACAAGAAAGTGGACAGAGAGAAATGCCAAAAGAGACACCAAATGTTAGAAGTTGCAAACGATTGAAAAAGGAAAGTCTGGTTCTTGTGACATCAACACCAATCAAGAAAGGGTATCATGAACATGTAAAAGAAACTGCATCTGATGCACTTCGAAATGCACATGAGAGATCCACAATTGTTGTGTGTAACAGGTCCCCAAGAAATGATGAGTCACATGTCAGTGGCCCAGTTACAGCAAAAACAAGTAATTATGACAAGCAAAAATTACAAGATATGAAAAGTGATAGATGTATTAAAAAGAGTGTCAGCAAGTTGTCCAATAAACTAGGTTCTGGTACCTCAAAGATCACAAATCATCAAGAAACGATTGAACatcaaataatgcaaaatatgtcacCAAATGCACATAAGAGAACTCCAATGCAGTTGAAAACACAAAGGGCTCTGATAACATCAACCCCAATCAAGAAAGGAACTAATAGAGATTTAGACAAAACTGAACCAGATGTACAGGTTATTGATGACATGCCTGGTCAGTCATCACAGAAATGTATGGTAAAGAAGCGGCATATAAACAGTCCAATTACACCAAAGTCAAGGAACTCAGGGTGGCAAAGAATGAATCAGGACCTGAACAGGAAATCAAACAAACTGAGTGATGTGAATCTCAAGAAGTGCATTCGACCTTTCTCTGCCAAAGTTGGATCTGCAAGCCCCAAAGTTGCTGGTCAGTCCTCTGCATCTGATACCAACAGTGGGAAATCTTCCGATACTTATAGTGAGAAATCAGCTTTGAATTCCAGCATGTCTAGttcatttgtgctttgtgaaGGCCCTGGGAAATGCACCAAGATGTTCTGCTTCTCATGTACTTGA